From a single Desulfosalsimonas propionicica genomic region:
- a CDS encoding ABC transporter substrate-binding protein, whose translation MRPEPLIKAIIVIAVFLGLAAAGPGAVCADELRIGTWKTAQTIAPFYYGDFVSKKDKINVYPFTNPADQKNALLAGSLDMCGTTVAHAIHSSSMGQPVVMVAALCNKCSALVVRKNAGIETVADLKGKRIGYVPGTMHEILLRETLSRSGLSVKTDVSLMRIDFFDMGLALSRGSIDAFLSGEPFPAQAVENGYGKILAYPYYDEAVGDINAGMLVTRDFAQKHPQKVQKMVTAHARATRHLARHPDQWLTRASKFGTQKAILEKAEANMELAWDMDAVFVSRVKALGERMQALGMIRRQPDYKELIDLSFVRQARKEISPDE comes from the coding sequence ATGCGCCCTGAGCCGCTGATCAAAGCCATCATTGTCATTGCCGTTTTCCTGGGCCTGGCTGCGGCCGGCCCCGGTGCTGTTTGTGCCGATGAGCTGCGCATCGGGACATGGAAGACCGCCCAGACCATTGCCCCTTTTTACTATGGCGATTTTGTTTCCAAGAAGGATAAGATCAACGTTTACCCTTTCACCAATCCTGCGGATCAGAAAAACGCCCTGCTGGCCGGAAGCCTGGATATGTGCGGCACCACCGTGGCCCACGCCATCCACTCATCGTCCATGGGACAGCCTGTGGTGATGGTGGCCGCACTTTGCAACAAATGTTCGGCCCTTGTGGTCAGAAAAAATGCCGGCATTGAAACGGTTGCGGATTTGAAGGGAAAACGCATCGGCTATGTTCCCGGCACCATGCACGAGATTTTGCTGCGCGAGACCCTGAGCCGCAGCGGGCTTTCCGTGAAAACCGATGTTTCCCTGATGCGCATTGATTTTTTCGACATGGGGCTGGCCCTTTCCCGGGGCAGCATTGACGCGTTTCTCTCCGGGGAGCCCTTTCCCGCGCAGGCTGTGGAAAACGGCTACGGTAAAATCCTGGCCTATCCCTATTACGATGAGGCCGTGGGCGACATTAACGCCGGCATGCTGGTCACCAGGGATTTTGCGCAAAAACATCCTCAAAAGGTGCAAAAGATGGTCACTGCCCATGCCCGGGCCACCCGGCACCTGGCCCGTCACCCGGACCAGTGGCTGACGCGGGCATCCAAGTTTGGCACCCAAAAAGCCATCCTGGAAAAGGCAGAGGCCAACATGGAACTGGCCTGGGACATGGATGCGGTGTTTGTCAGCCGGGTCAAAGCCCTGGGGGAACGGATGCAGGCTTTGGGCATGATTCGCCGGCAGCCGGATTACAAGGAGTTGATCGATTTGTCTTTTGTCCGGCAGGCCCGAAAAGAGATAAGCCCAGATGAATGA
- a CDS encoding DNA-binding protein encodes MAKDLTESPVDRQNILNNSYAVTEIQNATKIKGIHFEGTVCLIKEQVAAFFEVDTRTIERYLEKYGEELTQNGYEVLRGKRLKSFKMAVKEQFVTDIDVGNKTPQIGIFNFRAFLNLAMLITESERARLLRQTILDIVIDTINKRTGGGTKYINQRDEDFLYAWFSEENYRKIFTDALRDYVDMGNFKYPLYTDKIYVSIFKEKAQEYRKILRLQAKEKVRNTFYTEILDLVAAYEYGFAELLKASSEKKGRKLDSWEVDELFRHFEAQPHWKPLIERARVKMASRDLAFRDALHLQLEQYIAPLQASEFERFLGEKSKELAERLEEAQDVLKRLKDR; translated from the coding sequence ATGGCAAAAGATCTGACCGAATCCCCGGTGGACCGGCAAAACATCCTGAACAATTCCTACGCGGTCACCGAAATTCAAAATGCCACAAAGATCAAAGGTATCCATTTTGAAGGCACCGTTTGCCTGATCAAGGAACAGGTGGCCGCTTTTTTCGAGGTGGATACTCGCACCATCGAGCGCTATCTCGAAAAATACGGGGAGGAACTGACCCAAAACGGATACGAGGTGTTGCGGGGAAAACGCCTGAAATCTTTTAAGATGGCTGTAAAAGAGCAATTTGTTACCGACATTGATGTCGGTAACAAAACTCCCCAGATCGGCATCTTCAATTTCCGCGCATTCTTAAACCTCGCCATGCTGATTACTGAAAGCGAGCGCGCCCGGTTGCTTCGGCAAACCATACTGGACATCGTTATTGATACCATCAACAAGCGGACGGGCGGGGGGACCAAATACATCAACCAGCGGGACGAAGATTTCCTATATGCCTGGTTCAGCGAAGAAAACTACCGGAAGATATTTACCGATGCCCTGCGCGATTACGTGGACATGGGCAATTTCAAATATCCACTCTATACCGACAAGATCTATGTGAGCATTTTCAAGGAAAAGGCCCAGGAGTATCGGAAAATCCTGCGACTCCAGGCAAAGGAAAAGGTCCGAAATACATTCTACACCGAAATCCTTGATCTGGTTGCCGCCTATGAATACGGGTTTGCGGAATTATTGAAAGCCTCTTCAGAAAAAAAGGGCCGCAAGCTCGACTCCTGGGAGGTCGATGAACTGTTCCGGCATTTTGAAGCGCAGCCGCATTGGAAACCGTTGATTGAACGGGCCCGGGTCAAAATGGCCAGCCGGGACCTGGCGTTTCGGGATGCCCTGCATCTGCAACTTGAACAATATATCGCACCGCTTCAGGCCAGCGAATTTGAACGGTTTCTCGGCGAGAAAAGCAAAGAGTTGGCCGAACGCCTGGAAGAAGCCCAGGATGTGCTCAAACGCTTAAAGGACCGGTAA
- a CDS encoding ABC transporter permease has translation MNDAGKSRAGINGVLPWILPASLILAWLAAAELRLVPSYVLPHPKEIIDAGYIYIFSGPEAGMYAGRFFADAKASLIRVFAGFAIAAAVGIPLGVMSGRLPVVDRLLSTSVNGIRAVPGISWLPLALIWFGIGMKTTVFLVSLAAFFPIYINCAGGVRQVSSVLLRAGAMMGVRRLRGTFAILLPGAMPSLVSGLRLGLGISWAYLVLGELTGVQNGLGAVIMDARMVGRTDVIIVGIVIIAVIGRISDQALTAALRLCFKSARRSA, from the coding sequence ATGAATGATGCCGGAAAATCGCGGGCCGGTATCAATGGGGTGCTGCCCTGGATATTGCCGGCCAGTCTGATCCTGGCATGGCTGGCAGCCGCAGAGCTTCGTCTTGTGCCGTCTTACGTTTTGCCGCACCCCAAAGAGATTATCGATGCCGGTTATATTTATATTTTCAGCGGTCCGGAGGCGGGCATGTACGCAGGCCGTTTTTTTGCTGATGCAAAAGCCAGTCTGATCCGGGTATTTGCCGGATTTGCGATTGCCGCGGCAGTGGGCATCCCCCTGGGGGTGATGTCCGGGCGGCTGCCGGTTGTGGATCGGCTGCTGAGCACCTCGGTTAACGGCATACGCGCGGTTCCGGGAATCAGCTGGCTGCCCCTGGCCCTGATCTGGTTTGGTATCGGTATGAAAACCACGGTGTTTCTCGTGTCCCTAGCCGCTTTTTTCCCCATCTACATCAATTGCGCCGGCGGGGTTCGCCAGGTGAGCTCTGTGCTGCTGCGGGCCGGGGCCATGATGGGGGTCCGCCGCCTGCGCGGAACCTTTGCAATCCTTCTGCCCGGGGCCATGCCTTCTCTGGTATCCGGACTGCGTCTGGGGCTGGGCATTTCCTGGGCCTACCTGGTTCTGGGAGAGCTCACGGGCGTGCAGAACGGTCTCGGGGCCGTGATCATGGACGCCCGCATGGTGGGCCGCACGGATGTCATCATCGTCGGCATTGTCATCATTGCCGTGATCGGCCGCATATCTGATCAGGCGCTGACCGCTGCTTTGCGGCTCTGCTTTAAAAGCGCCAGGAGATCGGCATGA
- a CDS encoding ABC transporter ATP-binding protein, whose protein sequence is MTTQLKVLSAGKPSDAGKSPILEVRELGLHFKVNGAVLPILENIGLCVQPGEMMCVLGPSGCGKTTLLNVLAGFLKPGTGHVLAHGQPISGPGPDRCVVFQEDALFPWLTVAENIGFGLKGKGFSRRQRREMVERYLNLVGLLPFGGYLPSEISGGMRQRVALARVLILEPAILLMDEPFVALDSQTRQEMQQLLLSLWKRFSHTVVFVTHDVREAVTLADRVVMMDKNPGRIKEVVDIGLQRPRDPAGNLFHRQCVQLEELLRNT, encoded by the coding sequence ATGACAACACAGTTAAAAGTCCTTTCCGCCGGGAAACCTTCGGATGCCGGAAAATCCCCGATTCTTGAAGTCCGTGAACTGGGGCTGCATTTTAAGGTCAACGGCGCTGTGCTGCCGATTCTCGAAAACATCGGGCTTTGTGTGCAGCCAGGTGAAATGATGTGTGTTCTGGGGCCCAGCGGATGCGGAAAAACCACCCTGTTAAATGTGCTGGCCGGGTTTTTAAAGCCGGGCACCGGCCATGTCCTGGCCCACGGCCAGCCCATATCCGGTCCCGGCCCGGACAGGTGCGTGGTTTTCCAGGAAGATGCACTTTTCCCCTGGCTGACAGTGGCGGAAAACATCGGCTTCGGCCTGAAAGGCAAGGGCTTTTCCCGGCGCCAAAGACGGGAAATGGTGGAGCGCTATCTCAACCTGGTCGGTCTTTTGCCCTTTGGCGGCTATCTGCCCTCTGAAATTTCCGGCGGGATGCGACAGCGGGTGGCCCTGGCCCGGGTGCTGATCCTGGAGCCCGCAATTCTGCTCATGGACGAGCCCTTTGTTGCCCTGGACTCCCAGACCCGCCAGGAGATGCAGCAGCTGCTGTTAAGCCTCTGGAAACGTTTTTCCCACACTGTCGTGTTTGTCACCCATGATGTCCGGGAAGCTGTCACCCTTGCCGACCGGGTGGTGATGATGGACAAAAACCCCGGGCGGATCAAAGAGGTGGTGGATATCGGACTGCAAAGACCCCGGGACCCGGCGGGAAATCTTTTCCACAGGCAGTGCGTCCAATTGGAGGAGCTTTTGCGGAACACGTGA
- a CDS encoding DEAD/DEAH box helicase family protein yields MNGRKIRPFHLLTELIKDPRMEGLGSDNMHKFYHNFVDSSLFWDANCLLSKDLLQTYEQNIVRHTLAINRKRQRTVHWKYFQWLGLLFSEIYLDRYFNDRPKLLEDLNQYVETFNKHWPDFADVPPYTEDDLNKLCFQCATGSGKTLLMHANLLQYRHYAEQTGKSNKLSRVILLTPNESLSEQHLGELAESGIDAGFYLENRGGVFSAARGLDRVDILEITKLADQKGPNTVETRELTEQNLLLVDEGHRGMSGTEEGAWFKRRAELCAKGFTFEYSATFEQAVIASKREDFENSYAKTVIFDYSYRWFYEDGFGKDYKILNLPASFQQVRNLYLTACLLKSYQQLKIYQENRIDFQPFHIEKPLWVFVGSTVSKAKGSKLEKNVAADVAQIIQFIADFTADPKSAKEYILEILTRSGQDTGLLDSDGNDIFHNAFSYLLKAFNPRDAIDSLYRDIMGRLFNNPAGGKLSLSRIKGESGEIALKLGTADDPFGLINVGDALGLSHHCAEVCTNIEVGDSDFAESMFSSVKSSDSPVNLLIGSKKFVEGWDCWRVSTMGLMHVGKSEGAQIIQLFGRGVRLKGYQWSLKRSGHSLNFKRPLFIEDLETLNVFGIEADFMERFRAYLKEEGLPGNEKRQTITVALNVTYDFGKRLKTLRPKRKDTDGREYDFKKDGPVPMIDDLPETVDNHFVVVDWYPRIQKIESRGRAKESQKEKAQLENQHIAFLDADALYFELERFKRERSWHNLNISKKAILSLLANPRWYTLYIPTARLHPNDYNGIVLLQQVAAELLKRLCECLYNYRKREYIEPRLELREINETDGNLPGDEEYQLVVDGDETQLIQQIEQIKLEIENKKEILTRMDTPGELKTCKWGRHLFQPLFHVRKGGRISILPVALNQSEYRFVEDLKDWCDENGDRLKENHQEIFLLRNISRKGVGFFEAGGFYPDFILWLLSGDKQYVNFIEPHGLMHEGPGSNKVQFHSRIKDVEKRLGNPKVVLNSFILSWTPFAQLQWGLTQKDLEKMHILFMKEKQTEYIEKIFNELND; encoded by the coding sequence ATGAACGGCCGTAAAATCCGGCCGTTTCACCTGCTGACCGAACTTATCAAGGACCCGCGCATGGAGGGGCTGGGCAGCGACAACATGCACAAGTTCTATCATAACTTTGTGGACAGCTCCTTGTTCTGGGATGCCAACTGCTTGCTTTCAAAAGATTTGCTGCAAACCTATGAACAAAACATTGTCCGCCACACCCTGGCCATCAACCGGAAACGCCAGCGAACGGTTCACTGGAAATACTTTCAATGGCTGGGGTTGCTGTTTTCCGAAATTTACCTGGACCGCTATTTCAACGACCGCCCCAAGCTGCTGGAAGATTTGAACCAGTATGTTGAGACATTCAACAAACACTGGCCTGATTTTGCCGATGTCCCGCCTTACACCGAAGATGATCTGAACAAGCTCTGCTTTCAATGTGCCACCGGCAGCGGCAAAACCCTGCTCATGCATGCCAATCTTCTCCAGTACCGGCATTACGCCGAGCAAACAGGCAAAAGCAATAAACTGTCACGGGTGATTTTGCTTACCCCGAATGAAAGTCTGAGCGAGCAGCATTTAGGGGAATTGGCAGAAAGTGGAATAGATGCCGGGTTTTACCTGGAAAACCGGGGCGGGGTGTTTAGCGCCGCCAGGGGGCTGGACCGAGTCGACATTTTGGAAATCACCAAGCTGGCCGATCAAAAGGGACCCAACACGGTTGAAACCCGGGAACTGACCGAGCAAAACCTCCTGCTGGTCGATGAAGGCCACCGGGGAATGAGCGGCACGGAAGAAGGCGCCTGGTTTAAACGGCGGGCGGAACTATGCGCCAAGGGATTTACCTTTGAATATTCGGCCACCTTTGAACAGGCAGTGATCGCCTCCAAACGCGAGGATTTTGAAAACAGCTATGCCAAAACGGTGATTTTCGATTATTCCTATCGGTGGTTTTACGAAGACGGCTTCGGAAAAGACTATAAGATCCTGAACCTGCCGGCATCCTTTCAACAGGTAAGAAACCTTTACCTGACCGCCTGTCTGCTGAAATCTTACCAGCAGTTAAAGATTTACCAGGAAAACCGGATCGATTTTCAGCCGTTTCACATTGAAAAACCGTTGTGGGTGTTTGTGGGCAGCACGGTGAGCAAGGCCAAGGGCAGCAAACTGGAAAAAAACGTCGCCGCGGACGTGGCCCAGATTATCCAGTTTATCGCCGATTTCACCGCTGACCCCAAATCGGCAAAGGAATACATTTTAGAAATACTGACCCGTTCCGGCCAGGATACCGGACTGCTCGACAGTGACGGCAATGATATCTTCCACAATGCCTTTTCCTATTTGTTAAAGGCGTTTAACCCCCGGGATGCGATTGATTCGCTGTATCGGGACATTATGGGGCGGCTCTTTAACAACCCGGCCGGCGGAAAACTGTCGCTTTCACGGATCAAGGGGGAATCCGGAGAGATTGCCTTGAAGCTCGGAACCGCAGATGATCCTTTCGGCTTGATCAATGTCGGCGATGCCTTGGGGTTGTCACATCACTGTGCCGAGGTGTGTACCAACATCGAGGTGGGCGACAGTGACTTTGCCGAATCAATGTTTTCTTCCGTAAAATCTTCGGATTCGCCTGTCAATCTGCTGATCGGATCGAAAAAATTTGTCGAGGGATGGGACTGCTGGCGGGTCAGCACCATGGGATTGATGCATGTGGGCAAAAGCGAAGGCGCTCAGATCATCCAGTTGTTCGGCCGTGGGGTTCGGCTGAAAGGATATCAATGGTCTTTGAAGCGTAGCGGGCATTCCCTGAATTTCAAGCGGCCCCTGTTCATCGAGGATCTGGAAACACTCAATGTTTTTGGCATTGAAGCCGATTTCATGGAGCGATTCCGGGCCTATCTGAAAGAAGAAGGCCTTCCCGGCAATGAAAAACGGCAGACCATTACCGTTGCCCTGAATGTGACCTATGATTTCGGCAAACGGTTAAAAACCTTGCGGCCCAAACGAAAAGATACCGATGGCAGGGAATATGATTTTAAAAAAGACGGTCCTGTCCCCATGATCGATGACCTGCCGGAAACGGTGGACAACCATTTTGTGGTGGTGGACTGGTACCCCCGTATTCAGAAAATCGAATCCCGAGGCAGAGCCAAGGAATCCCAAAAAGAAAAAGCCCAACTGGAAAACCAACACATCGCCTTCCTTGATGCGGATGCTTTGTATTTCGAACTTGAACGGTTCAAGAGGGAGAGAAGCTGGCACAACTTAAACATCTCCAAAAAGGCCATTCTGTCGCTACTGGCAAATCCAAGATGGTATACACTCTATATACCCACCGCCCGGCTGCATCCCAACGACTACAATGGCATTGTGCTACTGCAGCAGGTTGCCGCGGAATTGCTGAAACGCCTCTGCGAATGCCTGTACAATTACCGCAAACGCGAGTACATCGAACCCCGCCTGGAACTCCGGGAAATCAATGAAACCGATGGCAACCTTCCGGGCGATGAAGAATACCAGCTCGTGGTCGACGGTGATGAAACCCAGCTAATCCAGCAGATTGAACAAATCAAACTGGAAATCGAGAACAAGAAAGAAATTTTGACCCGAATGGATACACCAGGCGAGCTCAAAACGTGCAAATGGGGGCGACACCTGTTCCAGCCGCTGTTTCATGTCCGAAAAGGGGGCAGAATATCGATACTTCCGGTTGCATTGAATCAAAGCGAGTATCGGTTTGTAGAGGACCTGAAAGACTGGTGTGATGAGAACGGAGACCGGTTAAAGGAAAATCATCAGGAAATATTTCTGCTCCGCAATATCAGCCGCAAAGGTGTCGGTTTCTTTGAAGCCGGCGGTTTTTACCCGGATTTCATCCTGTGGCTGCTTTCCGGGGACAAACAGTATGTTAACTTTATCGAACCCCACGGGCTTATGCATGAAGGCCCCGGCAGCAACAAGGTGCAGTTCCACAGCCGCATCAAGGATGTTGAAAAACGTCTTGGAAATCCAAAAGTTGTTCTAAACAGCTTTATTCTCTCCTGGACACCCTTTGCGCAGCTTCAATGGGGGCTTACTCAAAAAGATTTAGAAAAAATGCATATATTGTTCATGAAAGAAAAACAGACGGAATATATTGAAAAAATTTTTAACGAGCTGAATGACTAA
- a CDS encoding acetate--CoA ligase family protein — protein sequence MKQKSLFASLDELFHPESVAIVGLPQGMKTGKLFLLALQDMGFAGPIYPVNPNAETIDGLACYPDVAAIDGPVDLAIVLVGRDAGPEVVRQCAGKGVKAVVLFTAGYRESGSEKGRRMEAEMVATARAAGMRLFGPNCMGLYVPASGLSFFPGLCRKPGRLGLISHSGSLANIIGREAEKKGLAFSKAVSLGNEADVQSADLLSYFARDPETDVISAYLEGISDGRYFFDALKTAAAEKPVVLWRVGLTAEGGRAASSHTGAMAGSQRVWQGLMRQCNAVPVEGWDQWVDTMMAFYLLPPVSGRRMAIISGPGGLAVSAAESVGRQGLELAGLSENTKTRLAEHVPPTGTSLSNPVDVSLNAHMDMNIFARAAEITAADAGVDAVCVIGSGLDENTNNAYIDAMIRAQQSSGKPFLIVGIAGMPADTGPHLCGAGVPFFDTPERAMAAYARVVGYYGRRA from the coding sequence TTGAAACAAAAATCCCTTTTTGCCAGCCTCGATGAATTGTTTCACCCTGAAAGCGTCGCCATTGTGGGGCTGCCCCAGGGCATGAAGACCGGAAAGCTATTTTTGCTGGCGCTGCAGGACATGGGCTTTGCCGGCCCCATTTATCCGGTCAACCCCAATGCCGAAACCATTGACGGCCTTGCTTGTTACCCGGATGTGGCCGCCATTGACGGCCCTGTGGATCTGGCCATTGTGCTTGTGGGCCGGGACGCCGGCCCGGAGGTGGTCCGGCAGTGCGCGGGAAAAGGGGTCAAGGCGGTGGTTTTGTTTACCGCGGGCTACAGGGAGTCCGGCAGTGAAAAGGGCCGGCGCATGGAGGCGGAAATGGTGGCCACAGCCCGTGCTGCTGGCATGCGCCTGTTCGGACCCAACTGCATGGGGCTTTACGTGCCCGCTTCCGGGCTTTCCTTTTTTCCGGGATTGTGCCGCAAACCCGGACGTCTGGGCCTGATTTCCCATTCCGGCTCCCTTGCCAACATCATCGGCCGGGAGGCGGAAAAAAAGGGCCTGGCCTTCAGCAAGGCCGTGAGCCTGGGAAACGAGGCCGATGTCCAGAGCGCGGATTTGCTTTCCTATTTTGCCCGGGACCCGGAAACTGATGTGATTAGCGCCTATCTGGAGGGAATCTCCGACGGCCGGTATTTTTTTGACGCCTTGAAAACCGCGGCTGCGGAAAAACCCGTGGTCCTTTGGCGGGTGGGCCTGACAGCCGAAGGCGGCCGGGCCGCATCTTCTCACACCGGTGCCATGGCCGGATCACAACGGGTCTGGCAGGGCCTGATGCGCCAGTGTAATGCAGTGCCCGTTGAAGGTTGGGATCAATGGGTGGATACCATGATGGCGTTTTATCTGCTGCCGCCGGTATCCGGCCGGCGCATGGCCATTATTTCCGGTCCTGGCGGCCTTGCTGTTTCCGCAGCCGAATCAGTGGGCCGCCAGGGCCTGGAACTGGCCGGGTTGTCAGAAAATACAAAAACGCGCCTGGCTGAACATGTTCCGCCCACTGGCACCAGCCTGTCCAATCCCGTGGATGTGAGCCTCAATGCCCATATGGACATGAACATTTTTGCCAGGGCCGCAGAAATCACGGCTGCCGATGCCGGCGTGGACGCAGTTTGCGTTATTGGCTCGGGCCTGGATGAAAACACCAATAACGCCTATATCGACGCCATGATCCGGGCGCAGCAATCATCGGGAAAACCGTTTCTCATCGTGGGCATTGCCGGCATGCCCGCAGATACCGGCCCGCACCTGTGTGGCGCCGGGGTGCCGTTTTTTGACACCCCGGAACGCGCCATGGCTGCATATGCCCGGGTGGTTGGGTATTACGGCCGCCGGGCATAA
- a CDS encoding radical SAM protein, whose translation MGWKLAPKIEEMLKKAMDFNGIDQPEAIALMHLDLDSRETYALMHTANQMSRHQFGLKGENHFHIGVNVEPCPLNCLFCSLTEKAAIFTEKIEFPIDDILQWARIGEENQADALNIMTTGTYSFKRLLEVGKLLKKTVSVPLVANTRDITHREGEQLLDAGFVGAYHAVRLGEGKDTPLQVEKRIQTIRVLKDVGLQWMNCVEPVGPEHEIEEIVDRMFLARQYGATYSGVMRRINFPGSPMEKHGMITEREVARMVAVSRLVMGDVPRAHCTHEPHTASLMAGANLFFPEVGSNPRDGADQVGGGRGRSLQLTAQIQMEMGLDPMLPSNCFARSARAAGSEL comes from the coding sequence ATGGGCTGGAAACTTGCACCGAAAATCGAAGAGATGCTTAAAAAAGCCATGGATTTCAACGGCATTGACCAGCCGGAAGCCATTGCGCTCATGCATCTGGATCTGGATTCCCGGGAAACCTATGCCCTGATGCACACAGCCAACCAAATGAGCCGGCACCAGTTTGGATTAAAGGGGGAAAACCATTTTCACATCGGTGTGAACGTGGAGCCCTGTCCCCTGAACTGTCTTTTTTGCTCCCTGACGGAAAAAGCCGCAATCTTTACAGAAAAAATTGAGTTTCCCATTGATGATATTCTGCAGTGGGCCCGGATCGGCGAGGAAAACCAGGCAGATGCCTTAAACATTATGACCACCGGCACCTATTCCTTCAAGCGATTGCTGGAGGTTGGAAAGCTTTTGAAAAAAACAGTGTCCGTACCGCTTGTGGCCAATACCCGGGATATTACCCACAGGGAAGGTGAGCAGCTTTTGGATGCGGGTTTTGTGGGGGCCTATCACGCCGTGCGCCTGGGCGAAGGCAAGGACACCCCCCTTCAGGTGGAAAAGCGGATCCAGACCATCAGGGTGCTAAAGGATGTGGGGCTGCAATGGATGAATTGCGTGGAACCGGTGGGGCCTGAGCACGAGATTGAGGAAATTGTGGACCGGATGTTTCTGGCCCGCCAATATGGGGCCACCTACAGCGGGGTCATGCGCCGGATCAATTTCCCCGGCTCGCCCATGGAAAAACACGGCATGATCACGGAACGGGAAGTGGCCCGCATGGTGGCTGTCAGCCGTCTGGTCATGGGGGATGTGCCCCGGGCCCATTGTACCCACGAACCGCACACCGCCTCGCTGATGGCCGGGGCCAACCTGTTTTTCCCGGAAGTGGGCTCAAACCCCCGGGACGGGGCAGATCAGGTGGGCGGCGGCCGGGGCCGGTCTTTGCAGCTCACCGCACAGATTCAAATGGAAATGGGCCTGGACCCGATGCTGCCGTCCAACTGCTTTGCCCGCTCCGCCCGGGCAGCAGGCAGTGAATTGTAG
- a CDS encoding type II toxin-antitoxin system death-on-curing family toxin yields the protein MPLHYLTIEQAVDVHRKTVEKSGGGSIGQLDQQKLAGVLEHIQNDEYYPTLEDKLTHLFFCANKFHCFEDGNKRLSITLCAQFLLINGYLFSVKQFLYQMENISYHVATGAIDKELLKEIISAILSGDEEDEALKLKIWHAINQEDQDY from the coding sequence TTGCCACTTCATTATCTCACCATCGAACAAGCTGTGGACGTTCACCGCAAAACCGTTGAAAAAAGCGGCGGAGGATCAATCGGCCAGCTTGATCAACAGAAACTGGCCGGGGTTCTGGAGCATATCCAAAACGATGAATATTATCCAACGCTCGAAGACAAATTGACCCACCTTTTTTTCTGCGCGAATAAATTTCACTGCTTCGAGGACGGAAACAAACGGCTGTCCATCACCCTGTGCGCCCAATTTCTACTCATCAATGGCTATCTTTTTTCCGTCAAACAGTTCTTATACCAAATGGAAAACATCAGCTACCATGTGGCCACCGGCGCCATTGACAAGGAATTGCTCAAGGAAATCATTTCGGCCATTTTATCCGGGGATGAAGAGGACGAGGCGTTAAAATTGAAAATCTGGCACGCCATCAACCAAGAAGACCAGGATTACTGA